Proteins from one Prinia subflava isolate CZ2003 ecotype Zambia chromosome 4, Cam_Psub_1.2, whole genome shotgun sequence genomic window:
- the CPSF6 gene encoding cleavage and polyadenylation specificity factor subunit 6 isoform X4 has product MADGVDHIDIYADVGEEFNQEAEYGGHDQIDLYDDVISPSANNGDAPEDRDYMDSLPPSVGDDVGKGAAPNVVYTYTGKRIALYIGNLTWWTTDEDLTEAVHSLGVNDILEIKFFENRANGQSKGFALVGVGSEASSKKLMDLLPKRELHGQNPVVTPCNKQFLSQFEMQSRKTTQSGQMSGEGKAGPPGGSSRAAFPPSNRGRGRFPGAIPGGDRFPGPAGPGGPPPPFPAGQTPPRPPLGPPGPPGPPGPPPPGQVLPPPLAGPPNRGDRPPPPVLFPGQPFGQPPLGPLPPGPPPPVPGYGPPPGPPPPQQGPPPPPGPFPPRPPGPLGPPLTLAPPPHLPGPPPGAPPPAPHVNPAFFPPPANSGIPTSDSRGPPPTDPYGRPPPYDRGDYGPPGREMDAARTPLSEAEFEEIMNRNRAISSSAISRAVSDASAGDYGSAIETLVTAISLIKQSKVSADDRCKVLISSLQDCLHGIESKSYGSGSRRERSRERDHSRSREKSRRHKSRSRDRHDDYYRERSRERERHRDRDRDRDRERDREREYRHR; this is encoded by the exons ATGGCGGACGGCGTGGACCACATCGACATCTACGCCGATGTGGGCGAGGAGTTCAACCAG gaGGCTGAATATGGTGGGCATGATCAGATTGATTTATATGATGATGTAATTTCTCCATCTGCAAATAATGGAGATGCTCCAGAGGATCGTGATTACATGGATTCTCTTCCACCATCTGTTGGGGATGATGTAGGTAAAGGAGCTGCACCAAATGTTGTCTATACGTATACTGGAAAGAGAATTGCCTTGTACATTGGAAATCTCACTTGG tggaCAACAGATGAAGACTTAACTGAAGCAGTTCATTCACTGGGGGTAAATGACATTTTGGAGataaaattttttgaaaatcGTGCTAATGGCCAGTCTAAAGG gttTGCCCTTGTGGGTGTGGGATCAGAAGCATCCTCCAAGAAGTTGATGGATTTGTTGCCTAAAAGAGAATTGCATGGGCAGAATCCTGTTGTAACTCCATGTAATAAACAGTTTCTGAGTCAATTTGAAATGCAGTCAAGGAAAA CCACACAATCTGGCCAGATGTCTGGGGAAGGTAAAGCTGGTCCCCCAGGAGGAAGCTCAAGAGCAGCGTTTCCACCTAGTAACAGAGGTCGGGGCCGTTTTCCGGGCGCCATTCCAGGTGGAGACAGATTCCCTGgaccagcagggccaggagggccCCCACCACCTTTCCCAG ctGGACAAACTCCCCCACGTCCACCCTTAGGTCCTCCTGGCCCACCAGGCCCACCAGGCCCTCCACCTCCTGGTCAGGTCCTCCCACCTCCATTAGCTGGACCTCCTAATCGTGGTGATCGTCCACCACCACCAGTTCTGTTTCCAGGACAGCCTTTTGGCCAGCCTCCACTTGGGCCGCTTCCTCCAGGCCCTCCACCACCAGTTCCAGGCTATGGGCCACCACCAGGCCCACCACCCCCTCAGCAGGGTCCACCTCCACCTCCGGGTCCATTTCCCCCTCGCCCTCCCGGCCCTCTGGGGCCGCCCCTGACTCTCGCTCCTCCCCCGCATCTCCCCGGGCCACCGCCGGGTGCTCCACCACCGGCACCACACGTGAATCCGGCTTTCTTCCCCCCACCTGCCAATAGCGGCATTCCCACTTCAGACAGCCGTGGCCCGCCGCCGACAGATCCCTATGGCCGACCTCCACCGTATGACAGAGGTGACTATGGGCCACCTGGAAG AGAAATGGATGCTGCGAGGACACCTCTAAGTGAAGCAGAATTTGAAGAAATCATGAATAGAAATAGGGCGATCTCAAGCAGTGCCATTTCAAGAGCTGTATCAGATGCCAGTGCTG GAGATTATGGAAGTGCTATAGAGACCTTGGTAACTGCAATTTCCTTAATCAAACAGTCCAAAGTATCGGCAGATGATCGCTGTAAAGTACTTATTAGCTCTCTTCAGGACTGCCTTCATGGAATTGAGTCCAAGTCTTATGGTTCTGGATCCAG ACGTGAGCGATCCAGAGAGAGGGACCACAGTAGGTCACGAGAAAAAAGCAGGCGCCACAAATCACGTAGTCGAGATCGTCACGATGACTATTACCGGGAAAGAAGCCGTGAGAGAGAGAGGCATCGTGATCGTGACAGAGATCGTGACAGAGAGcgagacagagagagagaatatCGCCACCGTTAA
- the CPSF6 gene encoding cleavage and polyadenylation specificity factor subunit 6 isoform X3, with the protein MADGVDHIDIYADVGEEFNQEAEYGGHDQIDLYDDVISPSANNGDAPEDRDYMDSLPPSVGDDVGKGAAPNVVYTYTGKRIALYIGNLTWWTTDEDLTEAVHSLGVNDILEIKFFENRANGQSKGFALVGVGSEASSKKLMDLLPKRELHGQNPVVTPCNKQFLSQFEMQSRKTTQSGQMSGEGKAGPPGGSSRAAFPPSNRGRGRFPGAIPGGDRFPGPAGPGGPPPPFPAGQTPPRPPLGPPGPPGPPGPPPPGQVLPPPLAGPPNRGDRPPPPVLFPGQPFGQPPLGPLPPGPPPPVPGYGPPPGPPPPQQGPPPPPGPFPPRPPGPLGPPLTLAPPPHLPGPPPGAPPPAPHVNPAFFPPPANSGIPTSDSRGPPPTDPYGRPPPYDRGDYGPPGREMDAARTPLSEAEFEEIMNRNRAISSSAISRAVSDASAGDYGSAIETLVTAISLIKQSKVSADDRCKVLISSLQDCLHGIESKSYGSGSRRRERSRERDHSRSREKSRRHKSRSRDRHDDYYRERSRERERHRDRDRDRDRERDREREYRHR; encoded by the exons ATGGCGGACGGCGTGGACCACATCGACATCTACGCCGATGTGGGCGAGGAGTTCAACCAG gaGGCTGAATATGGTGGGCATGATCAGATTGATTTATATGATGATGTAATTTCTCCATCTGCAAATAATGGAGATGCTCCAGAGGATCGTGATTACATGGATTCTCTTCCACCATCTGTTGGGGATGATGTAGGTAAAGGAGCTGCACCAAATGTTGTCTATACGTATACTGGAAAGAGAATTGCCTTGTACATTGGAAATCTCACTTGG tggaCAACAGATGAAGACTTAACTGAAGCAGTTCATTCACTGGGGGTAAATGACATTTTGGAGataaaattttttgaaaatcGTGCTAATGGCCAGTCTAAAGG gttTGCCCTTGTGGGTGTGGGATCAGAAGCATCCTCCAAGAAGTTGATGGATTTGTTGCCTAAAAGAGAATTGCATGGGCAGAATCCTGTTGTAACTCCATGTAATAAACAGTTTCTGAGTCAATTTGAAATGCAGTCAAGGAAAA CCACACAATCTGGCCAGATGTCTGGGGAAGGTAAAGCTGGTCCCCCAGGAGGAAGCTCAAGAGCAGCGTTTCCACCTAGTAACAGAGGTCGGGGCCGTTTTCCGGGCGCCATTCCAGGTGGAGACAGATTCCCTGgaccagcagggccaggagggccCCCACCACCTTTCCCAG ctGGACAAACTCCCCCACGTCCACCCTTAGGTCCTCCTGGCCCACCAGGCCCACCAGGCCCTCCACCTCCTGGTCAGGTCCTCCCACCTCCATTAGCTGGACCTCCTAATCGTGGTGATCGTCCACCACCACCAGTTCTGTTTCCAGGACAGCCTTTTGGCCAGCCTCCACTTGGGCCGCTTCCTCCAGGCCCTCCACCACCAGTTCCAGGCTATGGGCCACCACCAGGCCCACCACCCCCTCAGCAGGGTCCACCTCCACCTCCGGGTCCATTTCCCCCTCGCCCTCCCGGCCCTCTGGGGCCGCCCCTGACTCTCGCTCCTCCCCCGCATCTCCCCGGGCCACCGCCGGGTGCTCCACCACCGGCACCACACGTGAATCCGGCTTTCTTCCCCCCACCTGCCAATAGCGGCATTCCCACTTCAGACAGCCGTGGCCCGCCGCCGACAGATCCCTATGGCCGACCTCCACCGTATGACAGAGGTGACTATGGGCCACCTGGAAG AGAAATGGATGCTGCGAGGACACCTCTAAGTGAAGCAGAATTTGAAGAAATCATGAATAGAAATAGGGCGATCTCAAGCAGTGCCATTTCAAGAGCTGTATCAGATGCCAGTGCTG GAGATTATGGAAGTGCTATAGAGACCTTGGTAACTGCAATTTCCTTAATCAAACAGTCCAAAGTATCGGCAGATGATCGCTGTAAAGTACTTATTAGCTCTCTTCAGGACTGCCTTCATGGAATTGAGTCCAAGTCTTATGGTTCTGGATCCAG AAGACGTGAGCGATCCAGAGAGAGGGACCACAGTAGGTCACGAGAAAAAAGCAGGCGCCACAAATCACGTAGTCGAGATCGTCACGATGACTATTACCGGGAAAGAAGCCGTGAGAGAGAGAGGCATCGTGATCGTGACAGAGATCGTGACAGAGAGcgagacagagagagagaatatCGCCACCGTTAA
- the CPSF6 gene encoding cleavage and polyadenylation specificity factor subunit 6 isoform X2, whose translation MADGVDHIDIYADVGEEFNQEAEYGGHDQIDLYDDVISPSANNGDAPEDRDYMDSLPPSVGDDVGKGAAPNVVYTYTGKRIALYIGNLTWWTTDEDLTEAVHSLGVNDILEIKFFENRANGQSKGFALVGVGSEASSKKLMDLLPKRELHGQNPVVTPCNKQFLSQFEMQSRKTTQSGQMSGEGKAGPPGGSSRAAFPPSNRGRGRFPGAIPGGDRFPGPAGPGGPPPPFPAGQTPPRPPLGPPGPPGPPGPPPPGQVLPPPLAGPPNRGDRPPPPVLFPGQPFGQPPLGPLPPGPPPPVPGYGPPPGPPPPQQGPPPPPGPFPPRPPGPLGPPLTLAPPPHLPGPPPGAPPPAPHVNPAFFPPPANSGIPTSDSRGPPPTDPYGRPPPYDRGDYGPPGRRFTGNNMSIREKLHIPFYGRHTKNNTQNSGREMDAARTPLSEAEFEEIMNRNRAISSSAISRAVSDASAGDYGSAIETLVTAISLIKQSKVSADDRCKVLISSLQDCLHGIESKSYGSGSRRERSRERDHSRSREKSRRHKSRSRDRHDDYYRERSRERERHRDRDRDRDRERDREREYRHR comes from the exons ATGGCGGACGGCGTGGACCACATCGACATCTACGCCGATGTGGGCGAGGAGTTCAACCAG gaGGCTGAATATGGTGGGCATGATCAGATTGATTTATATGATGATGTAATTTCTCCATCTGCAAATAATGGAGATGCTCCAGAGGATCGTGATTACATGGATTCTCTTCCACCATCTGTTGGGGATGATGTAGGTAAAGGAGCTGCACCAAATGTTGTCTATACGTATACTGGAAAGAGAATTGCCTTGTACATTGGAAATCTCACTTGG tggaCAACAGATGAAGACTTAACTGAAGCAGTTCATTCACTGGGGGTAAATGACATTTTGGAGataaaattttttgaaaatcGTGCTAATGGCCAGTCTAAAGG gttTGCCCTTGTGGGTGTGGGATCAGAAGCATCCTCCAAGAAGTTGATGGATTTGTTGCCTAAAAGAGAATTGCATGGGCAGAATCCTGTTGTAACTCCATGTAATAAACAGTTTCTGAGTCAATTTGAAATGCAGTCAAGGAAAA CCACACAATCTGGCCAGATGTCTGGGGAAGGTAAAGCTGGTCCCCCAGGAGGAAGCTCAAGAGCAGCGTTTCCACCTAGTAACAGAGGTCGGGGCCGTTTTCCGGGCGCCATTCCAGGTGGAGACAGATTCCCTGgaccagcagggccaggagggccCCCACCACCTTTCCCAG ctGGACAAACTCCCCCACGTCCACCCTTAGGTCCTCCTGGCCCACCAGGCCCACCAGGCCCTCCACCTCCTGGTCAGGTCCTCCCACCTCCATTAGCTGGACCTCCTAATCGTGGTGATCGTCCACCACCACCAGTTCTGTTTCCAGGACAGCCTTTTGGCCAGCCTCCACTTGGGCCGCTTCCTCCAGGCCCTCCACCACCAGTTCCAGGCTATGGGCCACCACCAGGCCCACCACCCCCTCAGCAGGGTCCACCTCCACCTCCGGGTCCATTTCCCCCTCGCCCTCCCGGCCCTCTGGGGCCGCCCCTGACTCTCGCTCCTCCCCCGCATCTCCCCGGGCCACCGCCGGGTGCTCCACCACCGGCACCACACGTGAATCCGGCTTTCTTCCCCCCACCTGCCAATAGCGGCATTCCCACTTCAGACAGCCGTGGCCCGCCGCCGACAGATCCCTATGGCCGACCTCCACCGTATGACAGAGGTGACTATGGGCCACCTGGAAG GCGTTTCACTGGAAATAACATGTCCATAAGAGAAAAATTACATATTCCATTCTATGGGAGGCACACGAAAAATAATACTCAAAACTCAGGGAG AGAAATGGATGCTGCGAGGACACCTCTAAGTGAAGCAGAATTTGAAGAAATCATGAATAGAAATAGGGCGATCTCAAGCAGTGCCATTTCAAGAGCTGTATCAGATGCCAGTGCTG GAGATTATGGAAGTGCTATAGAGACCTTGGTAACTGCAATTTCCTTAATCAAACAGTCCAAAGTATCGGCAGATGATCGCTGTAAAGTACTTATTAGCTCTCTTCAGGACTGCCTTCATGGAATTGAGTCCAAGTCTTATGGTTCTGGATCCAG ACGTGAGCGATCCAGAGAGAGGGACCACAGTAGGTCACGAGAAAAAAGCAGGCGCCACAAATCACGTAGTCGAGATCGTCACGATGACTATTACCGGGAAAGAAGCCGTGAGAGAGAGAGGCATCGTGATCGTGACAGAGATCGTGACAGAGAGcgagacagagagagagaatatCGCCACCGTTAA
- the CPSF6 gene encoding cleavage and polyadenylation specificity factor subunit 6 isoform X1, which translates to MADGVDHIDIYADVGEEFNQEAEYGGHDQIDLYDDVISPSANNGDAPEDRDYMDSLPPSVGDDVGKGAAPNVVYTYTGKRIALYIGNLTWWTTDEDLTEAVHSLGVNDILEIKFFENRANGQSKGFALVGVGSEASSKKLMDLLPKRELHGQNPVVTPCNKQFLSQFEMQSRKTTQSGQMSGEGKAGPPGGSSRAAFPPSNRGRGRFPGAIPGGDRFPGPAGPGGPPPPFPAGQTPPRPPLGPPGPPGPPGPPPPGQVLPPPLAGPPNRGDRPPPPVLFPGQPFGQPPLGPLPPGPPPPVPGYGPPPGPPPPQQGPPPPPGPFPPRPPGPLGPPLTLAPPPHLPGPPPGAPPPAPHVNPAFFPPPANSGIPTSDSRGPPPTDPYGRPPPYDRGDYGPPGRRFTGNNMSIREKLHIPFYGRHTKNNTQNSGREMDAARTPLSEAEFEEIMNRNRAISSSAISRAVSDASAGDYGSAIETLVTAISLIKQSKVSADDRCKVLISSLQDCLHGIESKSYGSGSRRRERSRERDHSRSREKSRRHKSRSRDRHDDYYRERSRERERHRDRDRDRDRERDREREYRHR; encoded by the exons ATGGCGGACGGCGTGGACCACATCGACATCTACGCCGATGTGGGCGAGGAGTTCAACCAG gaGGCTGAATATGGTGGGCATGATCAGATTGATTTATATGATGATGTAATTTCTCCATCTGCAAATAATGGAGATGCTCCAGAGGATCGTGATTACATGGATTCTCTTCCACCATCTGTTGGGGATGATGTAGGTAAAGGAGCTGCACCAAATGTTGTCTATACGTATACTGGAAAGAGAATTGCCTTGTACATTGGAAATCTCACTTGG tggaCAACAGATGAAGACTTAACTGAAGCAGTTCATTCACTGGGGGTAAATGACATTTTGGAGataaaattttttgaaaatcGTGCTAATGGCCAGTCTAAAGG gttTGCCCTTGTGGGTGTGGGATCAGAAGCATCCTCCAAGAAGTTGATGGATTTGTTGCCTAAAAGAGAATTGCATGGGCAGAATCCTGTTGTAACTCCATGTAATAAACAGTTTCTGAGTCAATTTGAAATGCAGTCAAGGAAAA CCACACAATCTGGCCAGATGTCTGGGGAAGGTAAAGCTGGTCCCCCAGGAGGAAGCTCAAGAGCAGCGTTTCCACCTAGTAACAGAGGTCGGGGCCGTTTTCCGGGCGCCATTCCAGGTGGAGACAGATTCCCTGgaccagcagggccaggagggccCCCACCACCTTTCCCAG ctGGACAAACTCCCCCACGTCCACCCTTAGGTCCTCCTGGCCCACCAGGCCCACCAGGCCCTCCACCTCCTGGTCAGGTCCTCCCACCTCCATTAGCTGGACCTCCTAATCGTGGTGATCGTCCACCACCACCAGTTCTGTTTCCAGGACAGCCTTTTGGCCAGCCTCCACTTGGGCCGCTTCCTCCAGGCCCTCCACCACCAGTTCCAGGCTATGGGCCACCACCAGGCCCACCACCCCCTCAGCAGGGTCCACCTCCACCTCCGGGTCCATTTCCCCCTCGCCCTCCCGGCCCTCTGGGGCCGCCCCTGACTCTCGCTCCTCCCCCGCATCTCCCCGGGCCACCGCCGGGTGCTCCACCACCGGCACCACACGTGAATCCGGCTTTCTTCCCCCCACCTGCCAATAGCGGCATTCCCACTTCAGACAGCCGTGGCCCGCCGCCGACAGATCCCTATGGCCGACCTCCACCGTATGACAGAGGTGACTATGGGCCACCTGGAAG GCGTTTCACTGGAAATAACATGTCCATAAGAGAAAAATTACATATTCCATTCTATGGGAGGCACACGAAAAATAATACTCAAAACTCAGGGAG AGAAATGGATGCTGCGAGGACACCTCTAAGTGAAGCAGAATTTGAAGAAATCATGAATAGAAATAGGGCGATCTCAAGCAGTGCCATTTCAAGAGCTGTATCAGATGCCAGTGCTG GAGATTATGGAAGTGCTATAGAGACCTTGGTAACTGCAATTTCCTTAATCAAACAGTCCAAAGTATCGGCAGATGATCGCTGTAAAGTACTTATTAGCTCTCTTCAGGACTGCCTTCATGGAATTGAGTCCAAGTCTTATGGTTCTGGATCCAG AAGACGTGAGCGATCCAGAGAGAGGGACCACAGTAGGTCACGAGAAAAAAGCAGGCGCCACAAATCACGTAGTCGAGATCGTCACGATGACTATTACCGGGAAAGAAGCCGTGAGAGAGAGAGGCATCGTGATCGTGACAGAGATCGTGACAGAGAGcgagacagagagagagaatatCGCCACCGTTAA